Proteins from a genomic interval of Diospyros lotus cultivar Yz01 chromosome 6, ASM1463336v1, whole genome shotgun sequence:
- the LOC127803910 gene encoding thioredoxin H2, protein MGAVLSGFFGGDAAAADNSSSAASPSGRSSVLTFHSSDRWKLHLNASKQIPKLMVVDFSASWCGPCKFMEPVIEAMAARLSDVEFVKIDVDELSDVAREFDVQAMPTFVLLKQGKEVDKVIGANKDELEKKIEKHREKPKFAA, encoded by the exons ATGGGGGCGGTTCTGTCAGGTTTCTTTGGAGGAGACGCGGCCGCTGCCGACAACTCGTCTTCTGCGGCGTCACCGTCAGGCCGGTCTAGCGTCCTCACCTTTCACTCCTCCGACAGATGGAAGCTTCACTTGAACGCCTCCAAGCAAATCCCCAAGCTG ATGGTGGTGGATTTCTCGGCGTCGTGGTGCGGGCCCTGCAAGTTCATGGAGCCGGTAATCGAAGCGATGGCCGCCAGGCTCAGCGACGTCGAGTTCGTCAAGATCGATGTGGATGAATTGTCC GATGTGGCGCGGGAGTTCGACGTGCAGGCGATGCCGACGTTCGTGTTGCTGAAGCAAGGAAAGGAGGTGGACAAGGTCATCGGGGCCAACAAGGATGAGCTCGAGAAGAAGATTGAGAAGCACAGAGAGAAACCTAAATTTGCTGCTTGA
- the LOC127805005 gene encoding uncharacterized protein LOC127805005 encodes MLRRLLVQVSAQRRQCLSTPLSAAALRQWSSSSTPSQLGSSSLVEHSGDSNQSTEPTPQPSTTISIDRSGLYNPPEHSHEPSTDSELVKHLKGIIKFRGGPISVAEYMEEVLTNPKAGFYINRDVFGAEGDFITSPEVSQMFGEMIGVWAMCLWEQMGQPKRVNLIELGPGRGTLMADLLRGASKFKNFRDSMHIHMVECSPTLQKVQYSNLQCVDEDISNMNIEKRTISTLVGTPISWHATLEEVPTGVPTIIIAHEFYDALPVHQFQKTSRGWCEKMIDVAEDSSFQFVLSPQPTPANLYLMNRFKWAAAEEMSNLDQTEVCPSAMELTQTIAKRISSDGGGALIIDYGLNGVVSDSLQAIRKHKFVNILDNPGTADLSAYVDFASIRHSAEETSEDVSVHGPITQSQFLGSLGINFRVEALLENCTDEQAESLRTGYWRLVGEGEAPFWEGPDDQVPIGMGTRYLAMAIVNKKQGIPVPF; translated from the exons ATGTTGAGAAGGTTGCTGGTGCAAGTTTCTGCTCAACGCCGTCAATGTCTCTCAACGCCTCTTTCTGCGGCCGCTTTGCGACAATGGTCTTCTTCTTCGACACCATCCCAACTTGGAAGCAGCTCTTTGGTCGAACACTCGGGGGATTCTAACCAATCCACCGAACCCACTCCTCAACCGTCTACAACCATCTCCATCGATCGTTCCGGCCTGTACAATCCTCCTG AGCATTCTCATGAGCCCTCTACGGATTCTGAGCTGGTTAAGCATCTCAAAGGCATCATCAAG TTCCGTGGTGGGCCAATTTCAGTCGCGGAGTACATGGAGGAAGTTTTAACAAATCCGAAAGCTGGCTTCTACATTAATCGTGATGTGTTTGGAGCAGAAGGCGATTTCATAACTTCTCCTGAAGTAAGCCAGATGTTTGGTGAG ATGATTGGTGTTTGGGCTATGTGTTTATGGGAGCAAATGGGACAACCAAAGAGAGTGAACCTGATTGAATTGGGTCCAGGAAGAGGAACTCTCATGGCTGATCTTCTACGT GGTGCttcaaaatttaagaacttTAGAGATTCAATGCACATTCACATGGTTGAATGCAGTCCAACATTACAGAAAGTTCAGTATAGTAACCTGCAGTGTGTGGATGAGGATATCTCCAACATGAATATAGAGAAAAGAACCATAAGCACATTGGTTGGAACCCCTATATCCTGGCATGCTACACTGGAGGAGGTTCCAACGGGAG tGCCAACAATCATCATTGCCCACGAATTCTACGATGCTCTACCAGTTCACCAATTTCAG AAAACTTCTCGCGGCTGGTGTGAGAAAATGATTGATGTTGCAGAAGATTCATC ATTTCAATTCGTTCTCTCTCCACAACCTACTCCTGCAAATCTGTATCTCATGAACCGCTTCAAGTGGGCTGCAGCTGAGGAAATGTCTAATCTTGATCAGACTGAGGTTTGTCCCAGCGCAATGGAGTTGACTCAAACAATTGCAAAGAGAATTAGTTCTGATGGAGGTGGGGCTCTTATAATTGATTATGGCCTGAATGGAGTAGTGTCAGACAGTCTTCAG GCAATTCGAAAACACAAGTTCGTCAACATATTGGACAATCCCGGAACTGCTGATCTTAGCGCATATGTTGATTTTGCTTCTATAAGGCACTCTGCTGAGGAAACTTCAG AAGACGTGTCAGTCCATGGGCCTATCACTCAATCTCAGTTTCTAGGTTCTCTTGGCATAAATTTTCGAGTCGAGGCACTGCTTGAAAACTGCACAGATGAACAAGCAGAGTCTTTGAGAACAGGGTATTGGCGTTTGGTAGGTGAAGGTGAAGCCCCATTCTGGGAGGGTCCTGATGATCAGGTACCCATTGGAATGGGTACTCGGTATCTGGCTATGGCTATTGTAAACAAGAAGCAAGGCATTCCAGTTCCGTTTTAG
- the LOC127803099 gene encoding probable RNA 3'-terminal phosphate cyclase-like protein: protein MGKTNYMRIKGSQNLRQRLLLSSLASIPILVEDIRVDESWPGLRPHEVSFLRLLEKICDDCVVEINETGTKFKYKPGIVMGGKNHVHDCGVSRSIGYFLEPLIVLGLFGKKPLSIRLKGITNDSKDPSVDTFRSTTLQMLKRFGVPSEGLELKIESRGVPPLGGGEVFLAVPIVQDSLAAVNWIDEGMVKRIRGVSFSTRVSVQFENTMIHAARGIFNRLLPDVHIFTDHKAGPQAGRSPGYGISLVAETTSGCFISADTAVSYAQGDIDGGIEEEETKKLAPPVDVGEQIASVLLEEIEQGGVVDSTHQGLLFLLCALCPPDVSKVRVGNLSPYGIETLRNIRDFLGVKFVIKPDPSTGTTILKCIGCGLKNFSRKVS, encoded by the exons ATGGGGAAGACAAACTACATGAGGATAAAGGGAAGCCAGAACCTGAGGCAGCGTCTTCTCCTATCCTCGCTCGCTTCCATTCCGATTCTCGTCGAAGACATCCGAGTCGACGAAAGTTGGCCGGGTCTCCGGCCCCACGAGGTCTCCTTCCTCCGGCTTCTCGAGAAGATCTGCGACGATTGTGTCGTGGAAATTAATGAAACTG GTACTAAATTCAAATACAAGCCTGGGATCGTGATGGGTGGAAAAAATCATGTGCATGACTGTGGTGTTAGTCGGTCCATTGGCTATTTTTTGGAACCACTAATCGTGCTTGGTTTGTTCGGGAAGAAACCCCTTTCAATCAGGCTCAAAG GGATTACAAATGATTCAAAGGATCCATCTGTTGACACTTTCCGTTCAACTACCTTACAAATGCTGAAGCGTTTTGGAGTTCCTTCAGAAGGATTGGAGTTGAAGATTGAGAGCCGTGGTGTTCCTCCTCTTGGTGGTGGAGAAGTTTTTCTTGCAGTTCCTATTGTCCAGGACAGCCTAGCG GCAGTAAACTGGATTGACGAGGGGATGGTGAAAAGGATTAGGGGAGTTTCTTTCTCAACAAGGGTGTCCGTTCAGTTTGAGAATACCATGATACATGCAGCTCGTGGAATTTTTAATCGCTTGCTTCCAGATGTTCATATATTCACTGATCATAAAGCTGGACCACAAGCTGGAAG GTCACCTGGTTATGGAATTTCACTAGTAGCTGAAACTACTTCTGGTTGCTTCATATCTGCGGATACTGCAGTATCATATGCACAGGGTGACATAGATGGTGGAATTGAAGAGGAAGAGACAAAAAAACTTGCGCCTCCAGTGGATGTCGGAGAGCAAATTGCTTCAGTATTGCTTGAGGAGATTGAGCAAGGGGGAGTAGTGGACTCAACACATCAG GGTTTACTGTTCCTGCTTTGTGCATTATGCCCGCCGGATGTTTCAAAGGTTCGAGTAGGGAATCTTTCACCATACGGAATAGAAACGCTCAGGAATATCAGAGACTTTCTAGgtgttaaatttgttattaaGCCAGACCCATCAACGGGAACGACCATACTTAAATGCATCGGATGTGGGTTGAAGAATTTTTCTAGAAAGGTGTCTTGA
- the LOC127804736 gene encoding protein CLP1 homolog isoform X1 translates to MSFGGATMGPPATAAGSSMTRQVKLEKECELRIEVGPDAPLRLRLVTGTAEIFGTEIAPEIWLTFPPRLKFAVFTWYGATFEMDGTTETDYTADETPMISYVNVHAVLDGRRNRAKASPSDSDVSQGPRVIVVGPTDSGKSTLSRMLLSWAAKQGWKPTFVDLDIGQGSITIPGCIAATPIEMPIDPVEGIPLEMPLVYFYGHTSPGVNAELYKVVAKELAQTLERQFAGNAESRAAGMVINTMGWIEGVGYELLLHAIDTFNANVVLVLGQEKLCSMLKDVLKSKHNVDVVKLQKSGGVVSRNAKVRQKARSYRIREYFYGLANDLSPHSNIANFSDLSVYRIGGGPQAPRSALPIGAEPAADPTRLVPVNISQDLLHLVLAVSFAKEADQIISSNVAGFIYITDIDIQRKKITYLAPSVGDLPSRFLIVGTVTWIET, encoded by the exons ATGTCGTTCGGAGGAGCAACCATGGGGCCACCGGCAACGGCGGCTGGTTCGTCGATGACGAGGCAGGTGAAGCTAGAGAAAGAGTGCGAGCTGAGAATCGAAGTTGGTCCGGATGCACCTCTCCGCCTTCGCCTGGTTACCGGCACCGCCGAGATCTTTGGCACCGAAATCGCTCCTGAAATCTGGCTCACCTTTCCTCCCAGGCTCAAATTCGCT GTTTTTACTTGGTATGGAGCCACATTTGAGATGGATGGCACTACAGAAACTGATTATACAGCAGATGAA ACACCTATGATTAGCTATGTAAATGTTCATGCTGTACTGGATGGGCGTAGAAATCGTGCTAAAGCATCACCTAGTGACTCTGATGTTTCTCAG gGTCCCAGGGTAATTGTTGTGGGACCTACAGATTCAGGAAAGAGTACCTTGTCAAGGATGCTTCTTAGTTGGGCAGCTAAACAAGGATGGAAACCTACTTTTGTGGATTTGGATATTGGCCAAGGATCTATAACCATTCCTGGATGTATTGCTGCTACCCCAATTGAAATGCCAATTGATCCAGTGGAAGGAATCCCTCTTGAAATGCCTCTTGTTTATTTCTATGGACACACGAGTCCTGG TGTTAATGCAGAGTTATACAAAGTGGTTGCAAAGGAGCTGGCTCAGACTCTGGAGAGACAGTTTGCTGGAAATGCAGAATCTCGAGCTGCTGGCATGGTAATAAATACCATGGGATGGATAGAGGGTGTTGGCTATGAG TTGCTTCTTCATGCAATTGATACATTCAATGCAAATGTTGTTTTGGTTCTGGGTCAG GAGAAGCTTTGCAGCATGCTAAAAGATGTTTTGAAGAGTAAGCATAATGTTGATGTTGTGAAACTCCAAAAATCTGGTGGTGTTGTATCTAGGAATGCAAAGGTCCGTCAGAAGGCCAGGAGTTACAGGATAAGG GAATATTTTTATGGCCTTGCAAACGATCTTTCCCCTCATTCCAATATTGCAAATTTCAGTGACTTGTCTGTCTATAGAATTGGTGGTGGACCTCAAGCCCCACGTTCAGCCCTGCCAATTGGTGCAGAGCCTGCTGCAGATCCTACAAGATTGGTTCCTGTGAATATCAGCCAGGACTTGCTCCATTTAGTTCTTGCCGTTTCATTCGCCAAGGAGGCTGATCAAATTATTTCAAG TAATGTTGCTGGTTTCATCTATATCACAGACATAGATATTCAGAG GAAGAAGATTACATACCTTGCTCCATCAGTTGGGGATCTCCCAAGCAGATTTTTGATCGTGGGAACTGTGACATGGATTGAAACCTGA
- the LOC127804736 gene encoding protein CLP1 homolog isoform X2: protein MHLSAFAWLPAPPRSLAPKSLLKSGSPFLPGSNSLFLLGMEPHLRWMALQKLIIQQMNITCLVQTPMISYVNVHAVLDGRRNRAKASPSDSDVSQGPRVIVVGPTDSGKSTLSRMLLSWAAKQGWKPTFVDLDIGQGSITIPGCIAATPIEMPIDPVEGIPLEMPLVYFYGHTSPGVNAELYKVVAKELAQTLERQFAGNAESRAAGMVINTMGWIEGVGYELLLHAIDTFNANVVLVLGQEKLCSMLKDVLKSKHNVDVVKLQKSGGVVSRNAKVRQKARSYRIREYFYGLANDLSPHSNIANFSDLSVYRIGGGPQAPRSALPIGAEPAADPTRLVPVNISQDLLHLVLAVSFAKEADQIISSNVAGFIYITDIDIQRKKITYLAPSVGDLPSRFLIVGTVTWIET from the exons ATGCACCTCTCCGCCTTCGCCTGGTTACCGGCACCGCCGAGATCTTTGGCACCGAAATCGCTCCTGAAATCTGGCTCACCTTTCCTCCCAGGCTCAAATTCGCT GTTTTTACTTGGTATGGAGCCACATTTGAGATGGATGGCACTACAGAAACTGATTATACAGCAGATGAA TATTACATGCTTGGTTCAGACACCTATGATTAGCTATGTAAATGTTCATGCTGTACTGGATGGGCGTAGAAATCGTGCTAAAGCATCACCTAGTGACTCTGATGTTTCTCAG gGTCCCAGGGTAATTGTTGTGGGACCTACAGATTCAGGAAAGAGTACCTTGTCAAGGATGCTTCTTAGTTGGGCAGCTAAACAAGGATGGAAACCTACTTTTGTGGATTTGGATATTGGCCAAGGATCTATAACCATTCCTGGATGTATTGCTGCTACCCCAATTGAAATGCCAATTGATCCAGTGGAAGGAATCCCTCTTGAAATGCCTCTTGTTTATTTCTATGGACACACGAGTCCTGG TGTTAATGCAGAGTTATACAAAGTGGTTGCAAAGGAGCTGGCTCAGACTCTGGAGAGACAGTTTGCTGGAAATGCAGAATCTCGAGCTGCTGGCATGGTAATAAATACCATGGGATGGATAGAGGGTGTTGGCTATGAG TTGCTTCTTCATGCAATTGATACATTCAATGCAAATGTTGTTTTGGTTCTGGGTCAG GAGAAGCTTTGCAGCATGCTAAAAGATGTTTTGAAGAGTAAGCATAATGTTGATGTTGTGAAACTCCAAAAATCTGGTGGTGTTGTATCTAGGAATGCAAAGGTCCGTCAGAAGGCCAGGAGTTACAGGATAAGG GAATATTTTTATGGCCTTGCAAACGATCTTTCCCCTCATTCCAATATTGCAAATTTCAGTGACTTGTCTGTCTATAGAATTGGTGGTGGACCTCAAGCCCCACGTTCAGCCCTGCCAATTGGTGCAGAGCCTGCTGCAGATCCTACAAGATTGGTTCCTGTGAATATCAGCCAGGACTTGCTCCATTTAGTTCTTGCCGTTTCATTCGCCAAGGAGGCTGATCAAATTATTTCAAG TAATGTTGCTGGTTTCATCTATATCACAGACATAGATATTCAGAG GAAGAAGATTACATACCTTGCTCCATCAGTTGGGGATCTCCCAAGCAGATTTTTGATCGTGGGAACTGTGACATGGATTGAAACCTGA
- the LOC127804737 gene encoding probable polygalacturonase At1g80170 isoform X2: MAKFLLILFASSLSALSVQCHLRHDKAFNVLDFGATGDGSTDDTRAFEDAWESTCSVRDSSPTMHIPRGYIFLLQPVVFYGPCKSNLVKIVIDGTLVAPWDPSKWKCRGKKCHQWIGFSQLDGLYISGSGTINGQGAEWWRSRCKHEEKSCPTKPTGLVISNSNNLHINGLTFLDSPQMHIAIERSRWIHASALTIMAPRDSPNTDGIHTQHSQNVFINHAHIQTGDDCISIGDGSAHVHISRIKCGPGHGISIGSLGENGKYETVEHVHVSHVEFRNTSNGARIKTWQGGKGFARNIVFKQIKCYGVGQPIIIDQYYCDHERCRNQTSAVEVSNVRYSGIEGTSKEETAVRFACSESVPCKDILLSDVNLGSSQGQTETTSLCLNVQGRQRGDISPSVPCLSH; the protein is encoded by the exons ATGGCAAAATTTCTCCTGATCTTATTCGCTTCCAGTCTCTCCGCACTCTCAGTTCAGTGTCACCTTAGACACGACAAAGCCTTTAACGTGTTAGATTTCGGAGCAACCGGAGATGGTTCAACTGACGATACCAGG GCATTCGAAGATGCATGGGAATCTACGTGCTCGGTGAGGGATAGTTCTCCAACCATGCATATTCCCCGTGGCTATATTTTCTTGCTACAACCAGTGGTCTTCTATGGCCCTTGCAAATCTAACTTAGTCAAAATTGTG ATAGATGGGACGCTAGTTGCTCCCTGGGATCCCTCAAAATGGAAATGCAGAGGAAAGAAGTGCCATCAATGGATTGGCTTTTCTCAACTGGATGGCCTCTACATATCAGGGTCGGGTACCATCAACGGCCAGGGAGCAGAATGGTGGCGCTCCCGTTGCAAGCATGAAGAGAAG AGCTGTCCAACGAAACCCACT GGGCTTGTAATATCAAACTCCAACAACTTGCATATCAATGGCCTAACCTTTCTGGACAGCCCTCAGATGCACATTGCCATCGAAAGGTCGAGATGGATACATGCTTCTGCTCTCACCATCATGGCCCCTCGGGATAGTCCAAACACGGATGGAATTCACACTCAACATTCCCAAAACGTCTTCATAAACCACGCTCACATCCAAACCG GTGATGACTGTATTTCTATAGGAGATGGGTCTGCACATGTCCATATTAGCAGGATCAAATGCGGACCAGGGCATGGCATAAG TATTGGAAGTTTAGGCGAGAACGGGAAATACGAGACAGTAGAGCATGTCCACGTAAGCCATGTCGAGTTCCGAAATACATCCAATGGAGCAAGAATAAAGACGTGGCAG GGAGGAAAAGGGTTTGCTAGGAACATCGTGTTCAAGCAGATTAAGTGCTACGGAGTGGGCCAACCCATCATCATCGACCAGTACTACTGCGACCACGAACGTTGCAGGAATCAA ACATCGGCGGTAGAAGTAAGCAATGTGAGATACAGTGGAATAGAAGGGACTTCAAAAGAGGAGACGGCAGTGAGATTTGCGTGCAGCGAGTCAGTTCCATGCAAAGATATACTTTTGAGCGACGTCAATCTTGGCTCGAGTCAGGGCCAAACTGAAACGACGTCGCTGTGTCTGAACGTCCAAGGCAGGCAACGTGGCGACATTTCCCCCAGTGTCCCTTGCCTCTCCCATTAA
- the LOC127804737 gene encoding probable polygalacturonase At1g80170 isoform X3: MAKFLLILFASSLSALSVQCHLRHDKAFNVLDFGATGDGSTDDTRAFEDAWESTCSVRDSSPTMHIPRGYIFLLQPVVFYGPCKSNLVKIVIDGTLVAPWDPSKWKCRGKKCHQWIGFSQLDGLYISGSGTINGQGAEWWRSRCKHEEKASLSTNLSCPTKPTGLVISNSNNLHINGLTFLDSPQMHIAIERSRWIHASALTIMAPRDSPNTDGIHTQHSQNVFINHAHIQTGDGSAHVHISRIKCGPGHGISIGSLGENGKYETVEHVHVSHVEFRNTSNGARIKTWQGGKGFARNIVFKQIKCYGVGQPIIIDQYYCDHERCRNQTSAVEVSNVRYSGIEGTSKEETAVRFACSESVPCKDILLSDVNLGSSQGQTETTSLCLNVQGRQRGDISPSVPCLSH; the protein is encoded by the exons ATGGCAAAATTTCTCCTGATCTTATTCGCTTCCAGTCTCTCCGCACTCTCAGTTCAGTGTCACCTTAGACACGACAAAGCCTTTAACGTGTTAGATTTCGGAGCAACCGGAGATGGTTCAACTGACGATACCAGG GCATTCGAAGATGCATGGGAATCTACGTGCTCGGTGAGGGATAGTTCTCCAACCATGCATATTCCCCGTGGCTATATTTTCTTGCTACAACCAGTGGTCTTCTATGGCCCTTGCAAATCTAACTTAGTCAAAATTGTG ATAGATGGGACGCTAGTTGCTCCCTGGGATCCCTCAAAATGGAAATGCAGAGGAAAGAAGTGCCATCAATGGATTGGCTTTTCTCAACTGGATGGCCTCTACATATCAGGGTCGGGTACCATCAACGGCCAGGGAGCAGAATGGTGGCGCTCCCGTTGCAAGCATGAAGAGAAGGCAAGCCTATCTACCAATCTG AGCTGTCCAACGAAACCCACT GGGCTTGTAATATCAAACTCCAACAACTTGCATATCAATGGCCTAACCTTTCTGGACAGCCCTCAGATGCACATTGCCATCGAAAGGTCGAGATGGATACATGCTTCTGCTCTCACCATCATGGCCCCTCGGGATAGTCCAAACACGGATGGAATTCACACTCAACATTCCCAAAACGTCTTCATAAACCACGCTCACATCCAAACCG GAGATGGGTCTGCACATGTCCATATTAGCAGGATCAAATGCGGACCAGGGCATGGCATAAG TATTGGAAGTTTAGGCGAGAACGGGAAATACGAGACAGTAGAGCATGTCCACGTAAGCCATGTCGAGTTCCGAAATACATCCAATGGAGCAAGAATAAAGACGTGGCAG GGAGGAAAAGGGTTTGCTAGGAACATCGTGTTCAAGCAGATTAAGTGCTACGGAGTGGGCCAACCCATCATCATCGACCAGTACTACTGCGACCACGAACGTTGCAGGAATCAA ACATCGGCGGTAGAAGTAAGCAATGTGAGATACAGTGGAATAGAAGGGACTTCAAAAGAGGAGACGGCAGTGAGATTTGCGTGCAGCGAGTCAGTTCCATGCAAAGATATACTTTTGAGCGACGTCAATCTTGGCTCGAGTCAGGGCCAAACTGAAACGACGTCGCTGTGTCTGAACGTCCAAGGCAGGCAACGTGGCGACATTTCCCCCAGTGTCCCTTGCCTCTCCCATTAA
- the LOC127804737 gene encoding probable polygalacturonase At1g80170 isoform X1: MAKFLLILFASSLSALSVQCHLRHDKAFNVLDFGATGDGSTDDTRAFEDAWESTCSVRDSSPTMHIPRGYIFLLQPVVFYGPCKSNLVKIVIDGTLVAPWDPSKWKCRGKKCHQWIGFSQLDGLYISGSGTINGQGAEWWRSRCKHEEKASLSTNLSCPTKPTGLVISNSNNLHINGLTFLDSPQMHIAIERSRWIHASALTIMAPRDSPNTDGIHTQHSQNVFINHAHIQTGDDCISIGDGSAHVHISRIKCGPGHGISIGSLGENGKYETVEHVHVSHVEFRNTSNGARIKTWQGGKGFARNIVFKQIKCYGVGQPIIIDQYYCDHERCRNQTSAVEVSNVRYSGIEGTSKEETAVRFACSESVPCKDILLSDVNLGSSQGQTETTSLCLNVQGRQRGDISPSVPCLSH; this comes from the exons ATGGCAAAATTTCTCCTGATCTTATTCGCTTCCAGTCTCTCCGCACTCTCAGTTCAGTGTCACCTTAGACACGACAAAGCCTTTAACGTGTTAGATTTCGGAGCAACCGGAGATGGTTCAACTGACGATACCAGG GCATTCGAAGATGCATGGGAATCTACGTGCTCGGTGAGGGATAGTTCTCCAACCATGCATATTCCCCGTGGCTATATTTTCTTGCTACAACCAGTGGTCTTCTATGGCCCTTGCAAATCTAACTTAGTCAAAATTGTG ATAGATGGGACGCTAGTTGCTCCCTGGGATCCCTCAAAATGGAAATGCAGAGGAAAGAAGTGCCATCAATGGATTGGCTTTTCTCAACTGGATGGCCTCTACATATCAGGGTCGGGTACCATCAACGGCCAGGGAGCAGAATGGTGGCGCTCCCGTTGCAAGCATGAAGAGAAGGCAAGCCTATCTACCAATCTG AGCTGTCCAACGAAACCCACT GGGCTTGTAATATCAAACTCCAACAACTTGCATATCAATGGCCTAACCTTTCTGGACAGCCCTCAGATGCACATTGCCATCGAAAGGTCGAGATGGATACATGCTTCTGCTCTCACCATCATGGCCCCTCGGGATAGTCCAAACACGGATGGAATTCACACTCAACATTCCCAAAACGTCTTCATAAACCACGCTCACATCCAAACCG GTGATGACTGTATTTCTATAGGAGATGGGTCTGCACATGTCCATATTAGCAGGATCAAATGCGGACCAGGGCATGGCATAAG TATTGGAAGTTTAGGCGAGAACGGGAAATACGAGACAGTAGAGCATGTCCACGTAAGCCATGTCGAGTTCCGAAATACATCCAATGGAGCAAGAATAAAGACGTGGCAG GGAGGAAAAGGGTTTGCTAGGAACATCGTGTTCAAGCAGATTAAGTGCTACGGAGTGGGCCAACCCATCATCATCGACCAGTACTACTGCGACCACGAACGTTGCAGGAATCAA ACATCGGCGGTAGAAGTAAGCAATGTGAGATACAGTGGAATAGAAGGGACTTCAAAAGAGGAGACGGCAGTGAGATTTGCGTGCAGCGAGTCAGTTCCATGCAAAGATATACTTTTGAGCGACGTCAATCTTGGCTCGAGTCAGGGCCAAACTGAAACGACGTCGCTGTGTCTGAACGTCCAAGGCAGGCAACGTGGCGACATTTCCCCCAGTGTCCCTTGCCTCTCCCATTAA
- the LOC127804737 gene encoding probable polygalacturonase At1g80170 isoform X4 — protein MAKFLLILFASSLSALSVQCHLRHDKAFNVLDFGATGDGSTDDTRAFEDAWESTCSIDGTLVAPWDPSKWKCRGKKCHQWIGFSQLDGLYISGSGTINGQGAEWWRSRCKHEEKASLSTNLSCPTKPTGLVISNSNNLHINGLTFLDSPQMHIAIERSRWIHASALTIMAPRDSPNTDGIHTQHSQNVFINHAHIQTGDDCISIGDGSAHVHISRIKCGPGHGISIGSLGENGKYETVEHVHVSHVEFRNTSNGARIKTWQGGKGFARNIVFKQIKCYGVGQPIIIDQYYCDHERCRNQTSAVEVSNVRYSGIEGTSKEETAVRFACSESVPCKDILLSDVNLGSSQGQTETTSLCLNVQGRQRGDISPSVPCLSH, from the exons ATGGCAAAATTTCTCCTGATCTTATTCGCTTCCAGTCTCTCCGCACTCTCAGTTCAGTGTCACCTTAGACACGACAAAGCCTTTAACGTGTTAGATTTCGGAGCAACCGGAGATGGTTCAACTGACGATACCAGG GCATTCGAAGATGCATGGGAATCTACGTGCTCG ATAGATGGGACGCTAGTTGCTCCCTGGGATCCCTCAAAATGGAAATGCAGAGGAAAGAAGTGCCATCAATGGATTGGCTTTTCTCAACTGGATGGCCTCTACATATCAGGGTCGGGTACCATCAACGGCCAGGGAGCAGAATGGTGGCGCTCCCGTTGCAAGCATGAAGAGAAGGCAAGCCTATCTACCAATCTG AGCTGTCCAACGAAACCCACT GGGCTTGTAATATCAAACTCCAACAACTTGCATATCAATGGCCTAACCTTTCTGGACAGCCCTCAGATGCACATTGCCATCGAAAGGTCGAGATGGATACATGCTTCTGCTCTCACCATCATGGCCCCTCGGGATAGTCCAAACACGGATGGAATTCACACTCAACATTCCCAAAACGTCTTCATAAACCACGCTCACATCCAAACCG GTGATGACTGTATTTCTATAGGAGATGGGTCTGCACATGTCCATATTAGCAGGATCAAATGCGGACCAGGGCATGGCATAAG TATTGGAAGTTTAGGCGAGAACGGGAAATACGAGACAGTAGAGCATGTCCACGTAAGCCATGTCGAGTTCCGAAATACATCCAATGGAGCAAGAATAAAGACGTGGCAG GGAGGAAAAGGGTTTGCTAGGAACATCGTGTTCAAGCAGATTAAGTGCTACGGAGTGGGCCAACCCATCATCATCGACCAGTACTACTGCGACCACGAACGTTGCAGGAATCAA ACATCGGCGGTAGAAGTAAGCAATGTGAGATACAGTGGAATAGAAGGGACTTCAAAAGAGGAGACGGCAGTGAGATTTGCGTGCAGCGAGTCAGTTCCATGCAAAGATATACTTTTGAGCGACGTCAATCTTGGCTCGAGTCAGGGCCAAACTGAAACGACGTCGCTGTGTCTGAACGTCCAAGGCAGGCAACGTGGCGACATTTCCCCCAGTGTCCCTTGCCTCTCCCATTAA